The nucleotide window CAGGCGGCGAAGGGAGCCGGCGTCGTCGCGGCGGCGGACGGCAAGGTGGCGAGCGTGAGCGAGACGCGCCTCTGGGGCCGGGAGGTCGTGATCGACGGCGGGGGTGGCTGGACGGCCGTGTACCGGGGCCTGTCGACGGTCGCCGTGAGCGAGGGCGAATGGGTCAAGGCCGGCCAGACGATCGGCGCCGTCGCCGGCGCCGTGGCCGCGGAAGCGGACGAGGGCGCGCACCTGCATTGGGAAGTGCGGCACAACGGCCGGCCCGTGGATCCGTCGACGCTCCTCACGCCGTGAGGAGCGGAACCGCGCGCGATCGCCGCTACCGCACCCGCAGGAGCAGCACACCGTTTCGTTCGAAAACGGTGACGGCGCCCCGGCGCCTCAGACCGTCGATCCAGGCGAGCTCGCGCGCCACGGCGATGCCGCCGAACGCGCGGCCCGGCGCGACGAACACGTAGACGGGCACGCGGCGGGGCACGGCGTCCACAAAGAGACGGAAGTCCGTGAACGGCCAGGCGCCCGAGTACCGGCGCCACGCGACGGCCGTCGCCGTTCCGGGCTCGCCGATGACCGCCGCCTCCTTCGGGATGCGCTGCGCCGCGGCGACGAGGTCGGCCCGCACGGGGACGGGATTGAGCCGCCACAGCTCATTGGGCAACGTCTCGCGAAGGAACCACCACAGCGAGACGACGCACACCGCGCTGACCGCGATCTTCTGGAGAAGCCGCAAACGGTTTGAGGGCGTCGCGTTGTCCCGGCGCCCGCGGCGGACTCGCGCCGCCAGCGCCTGCGTGCCGGCGATCGCGTCGACCGTGGCGAACACCAGCGAAGGCAGGGCCCACAGGGCGTACTGGTCGTACGCGACGGTGAGCGCGGGGTGGTCGGCGAGGCTGTTGAGCGCCATCACGCCCAGGCCGGGCAGCGCCACGACCGGCGCCAGCAGCGGAAGGCCGCCGAGCGGGGCCAGCATCGTCCACCAGTAGCGGCTGTGGTCGATCACGCGCTCGATGACGACACCCGGATGGGTGACGACGTGCAGGGCGACGGCGGCGATCGAGCCGCCCAGCGACCGGTAGTCGACGGCGACGTTCAAATTGCTGCCGCCGAGCCAGCGCGTCGCCCACTCGTTTCCGACGAGAAAGAGGAACGCGAGCGCGCAGGACCAGAGCGCGTAGGGAAGCGCGCGTCGCCGGCCCAGAAGGGCGGACGCGAGGAGCCACGACGCGCCGGTCGCCCCGACGGCCACAGCCGCCTGGTTCTTGGTCAGCAGCGCGAGCAGAGTGCAGAGGAGAAACCTCCCGGGCTGGCCCCGCCCGGCGAAGACGATGGCCCACGCCAGGGACGCGACGCCCAACGGATCGGGATGCCAGTCCAGCATCTGCGTCCCGAATGCCGTGGGGTGAACGAAGGTGACGGCGCCCATGGCGAGCGCCGGCCACGTGGGCCAGCCGCGGTCCTGCGCGTACGCGAACGCCGCGCCGCTCAATAGGGCCCCTGCGAGGGCCTGCACGGCCAGGGCGGCGGGCGGGCCCCCGAGCCGCGCCAGGTATCCGAGGGGAACGAGCAGCCACTGATTCGCGTCGGCGAGGTTGGGCTGGGACGAGTAGAAGTTGTATGCGTTCCAGTGGCCGTGCCCCGTCAGCCAGAGCGCCTGCATGTACAACCCGCCGTCAAACGCAGCGATGAGCCATTGGTGCCACTGCCAGAGCTTGATGGCGGCGAGCGCCGTGAACATGAAGCATGCCGACCCCACGGCCGCCATCCGTGCAAGGGCGCGCGAGACGTCCGGCCCGTACGCGCCCGTCCATTTGCGCGCCATGAGCACCGCGAGCGCCTGCACCGTGTCGACTCCGTGCCGGAACGCGCGTACGGTCGATCCGGGCACGTCGGTCCACTCGCGGATGGTCACGGTGGCCACCCGCAGGCCCAGGGCCCTCGCGGCCACGAGCGTCTCCACATCGAAGCTGAAGCCGTTCATGCGGCAGAGGGGCAGCAGCGCCCGAAGCGCGTCCCGCCGGTACCCCTTGAGGCCGCACTGTGGATCATGAACGGCGCGAAGTCCCAAAAGGGAAAGCAGCACCTGGAAGCCCGCGTGGATGACCCGCCGCGTCGCGGACGCGGCGGATCCCCGCGTGCGCACGGCCGCGACCACGTCGGCGTCGCCCAAGGCGGCGATGACCCGCTCCACGTCGCTCCAAGAGAACGACAGGTCCGCGTCCGTGTAGACGACCCGGTCGGCCCGCGTCATCCCATATGCCTCGCGCAAGGCGCCGCCCTTGCCCATGTGCCGCTCGAGCCGCACCAGCCCCAGCCATTCCCAGGATTTCTGCGCTTCGCGCACGATCTCCGAGGTCGAATCGTCGCTGCCGTCGTCGGCGACCCAGACCTCAACCGGACGCTCCTGCTGATCGACCCACCGGTCCAGCGCGGACAGCGTCGCCGGCAACCTGCGCGCCTCGCGGTAGGCCGGCAGCACGAGCGACACGCAGGGATCGGCTACGCGCGGCGGCAGGCACTCCACGCCCAGAGGCCGGGCGAACGCCCAGAAGTGGTAACCGACGAAATTGCACGCCGAACTCACTCCGGCCGCTGCGAGCTTCGCGGCGGCGACGCCCAAGACCACCTTTCCTGCCAGTGGAGCGATGAACGCCGTGAAGACGACGACCGTTGCGGACGACAGGGCTGCGGAGGCGAGCGAGACGATCATGAACGGGACGGGGCGCGCAATGCGGTCCCGCCATGTCCAGCGGCGATTCAACTGGTAGCTCGTGAATGCGGCCAGAAGGAACGAGCAGGTCTGAAACAGGCCGTAAGGCACCGGTCCGCGGGCGGGTGAGAAAGCCATCAGAAATGCGAACGAGCCCACGTCGACGATGGTGTTCACGAGGCCGATCAGCGCGAAACGGACAAGTCTCCCCATCATATGCCTCCGATGGCGGAATCATCCGGTCGAATCATCGTAATCACCGACCATCATGCCTTCAAGTGTGTGAATTACGGATGCGGGCCTCAAGTGCCTACACGCCGATGGACGTCACCTCAACGCTAAAAACAAATAAAGGAATTTCCAAGCCTGTTCACATATACGTGAGGTCGAGGGGGATCGCCCGGCATGCGGTGGAAACAGCTTCTGACGTATGTCATCGGCGGTCAGGCGGTGATCCTGGTCGCTTCCGCTGTCTTCGGCACCATCCCCAGGGATCTTCCCCAGGGTTTCGAGTATGGCGGGCTCGCTTACCTGGGCATCAGCGCGGTGTTGAGCGGGGCGATGGTGAGCGGCGACCGCATCCGCGCCAATGCCGCCCTCGAGCCCGCGGACGAGCGGCGCAGCCGTTTGACGTATACGCTTCTCGTGGGCATCACCGGCCTGGTCAGCCTGGGCGTGGGTCACGTGATCCGTCTCGCCCTTCGCCCATGAGGGATGGCCAGCGCCCGGAAATGTGCGTCTTTCGGGAGGAGACCCAGCGCCGCCGCACGAAAGGACCCATGGGCTGGGTTCCGCCGAACCTGACGTAGGGTGGAGCGTAGGCGAAGCCCCCTGCCGCTGGCGCGGTTGGCGGCGGCCGGAATCCTCCGGCAGGGGGGTGAGGCCATGCAGGTGACGATCTCCATTCCCGTGGTGGTCGTGCTTGTCGTGGCGCTCGCCTACGTGTACGTGAAGAACAGATAGCC belongs to Clostridia bacterium and includes:
- a CDS encoding DUF2079 domain-containing protein, whose protein sequence is MGRLVRFALIGLVNTIVDVGSFAFLMAFSPARGPVPYGLFQTCSFLLAAFTSYQLNRRWTWRDRIARPVPFMIVSLASAALSSATVVVFTAFIAPLAGKVVLGVAAAKLAAAGVSSACNFVGYHFWAFARPLGVECLPPRVADPCVSLVLPAYREARRLPATLSALDRWVDQQERPVEVWVADDGSDDSTSEIVREAQKSWEWLGLVRLERHMGKGGALREAYGMTRADRVVYTDADLSFSWSDVERVIAALGDADVVAAVRTRGSAASATRRVIHAGFQVLLSLLGLRAVHDPQCGLKGYRRDALRALLPLCRMNGFSFDVETLVAARALGLRVATVTIREWTDVPGSTVRAFRHGVDTVQALAVLMARKWTGAYGPDVSRALARMAAVGSACFMFTALAAIKLWQWHQWLIAAFDGGLYMQALWLTGHGHWNAYNFYSSQPNLADANQWLLVPLGYLARLGGPPAALAVQALAGALLSGAAFAYAQDRGWPTWPALAMGAVTFVHPTAFGTQMLDWHPDPLGVASLAWAIVFAGRGQPGRFLLCTLLALLTKNQAAVAVGATGASWLLASALLGRRRALPYALWSCALAFLFLVGNEWATRWLGGSNLNVAVDYRSLGGSIAAVALHVVTHPGVVIERVIDHSRYWWTMLAPLGGLPLLAPVVALPGLGVMALNSLADHPALTVAYDQYALWALPSLVFATVDAIAGTQALAARVRRGRRDNATPSNRLRLLQKIAVSAVCVVSLWWFLRETLPNELWRLNPVPVRADLVAAAQRIPKEAAVIGEPGTATAVAWRRYSGAWPFTDFRLFVDAVPRRVPVYVFVAPGRAFGGIAVARELAWIDGLRRRGAVTVFERNGVLLLRVR